The Glycine soja cultivar W05 chromosome 8, ASM419377v2, whole genome shotgun sequence genome has a window encoding:
- the LOC114421647 gene encoding adenosylhomocysteinase, with product MALLVEKTTSGREYKVKDLSQADFGRLEIELAEVEMPGLMACRTEFGPSQPFKGARITGSLHMTIQTAVLIETLTALGAEVRWCSCNIFSTQDHAAAAIARDSAAVFAWKGETLQEYWWCTERALDWGPGGGPDLIVDDGGDATLLIHEGVKAEELYEKTGELPDPNSTDNAEFQIVLTIIRDGLKTDPTRYRKMKERLVGVSEETTTGVKRLYQMQANGTLLFPAINVNDSVTKSKFDNLYGCRHSLPDGLMRATDVMIAGKVAVVAGYGDVGKGCAAAMKQAGARVIVTEIDPICALQALMEGLQVLTLEDVVSEADIFVTTTGNKDIIMVDHMRKMKNNAIVCNIGHFDNEIDMLGLENYPGVKRITIKPQTDRWVFPETNTGIIVLAEGRLMNLGCATGHPSFVMSCSFTNQVIAQLELWKEKSTGKYEKKVYVLPKHLDEKVAALHLGKLGAKLTQLSKSQADYISVPVEGPYKPAHYRY from the exons ATGGCTTTGTTGGTGGAGAAAACCACGAGTGGTCGCGAGTACAAGGTCAAGGACCTTTCCCAGGCCGACTTCGGCCGCCTCGAGATCGAGCTGGCCGAGGTCGAGATGCCCGGCCTCATGGCCTGTCGGACCGAGTTCGGCCCCTCCCAGCCCTTCAAGGGGGCCCGCATCACCGGCTCCCTCCACATGACCATCCAGACCGCCGTTCTCATTGAGACCCTCACCGCCCTTGGCGCCGAGGTCCGCTGGTGCTCCTGCAACATCTTCTCCACCCAGGACCACGCCGCCGCCGCTATTGCCCGCGACAGTGCCGCCGTCTTCGCCTGGAAGGGTGAGACCCTCCAGGAGTACTGGTGGTGCACCGAGCGCGCCCTCGACTGGGGCCCCGGCGGTGGACCCGACCTCATCGTCGACGACGGTGGTGACGCTACCCTTCTCATCCACGAAGGCGTCAAGGCCGAGGAGCTCTATGAGAAAACCGGCGAACTCCCCGACCCCAACTCCACCGACAACGCCGAGTTTCAGATCGTGCTTACCATCATCAGAGATGGGTTGAAGACCGATCCCACCAGGTACCGCAAGATGAAGGAGCGTCTCGTTGGGGTTTCTGAGGAAACCACCACTGGAGTTAAGAGGCTCTATCAGATGCAGGCGAATGGGACTCTTCTCTTCCCTGCTATTAATGTCAATGACTCTGTCACCAAGAGCAAG TTTGACAACTTGTATGGGTGCCGTCACTCTCTCCCTGATGGTCTCATGAGGGCTACCGATGTTATGATTGCTGGAAAGGTGGCTGTTGTGGCTGGATATGGTGATGTTGGCAAGGGTTGTGCTGCTGCAATGAAGCAGGCTGGTGCTCGTGTCATCGTGACCGAGATTGATCCCATCTGTGCCCTTCAGGCTCTCATGGAAGGCCTTCAGGTTCTGACCTTGGAGGATGTTGTTTCTGAGGCTGATATCTTTGTCACCACCACCGGTAACAAGGACATCATCATGGTTGACCACATGAGGAAAATGAAGAACAATGCCATTGTTTGCAACATTGGTCACTTTGACAATGAGATCGACATGCTTGGGCTGGAGAACTACCCCGGCGTGAAGCGCATCACCATCAAGCCCCAAACTGACAGATGGGTCTTCCCTGAGACCAACACCGGTATCATTGTCTTGGCTGAGGGTCGATTGATGAACTTGGGATGCGCCACTGGACACCCCAGTTTTGTGATGTCCTGCTCCTTCACCAACCAGGTCATTGCTCAGCTTGAGTTGTGGAAGGAGAAGAGTACCGGCAAGTACGAGAAGAAGGTTTACGTTTTGCCCAAGCACCTTGATGAGAAGGTGGCTGCACTTCACCTGGGCAAACTTGGAGCTAAGCTGACCCAGCTTAGCAAGTCCCAGGCTGATTACATCAGTGTGCCTGTTGAGGGTCCATACAAGCCTGCTCACTACAGGTACTAA
- the LOC114421648 gene encoding serine hydroxymethyltransferase 4-like produces MDPVSVWGNTPLATVDPEIHDLIEKEKRRQCRGIELIASENFTSFAVIEALGSALTNKYSEGMPGNRYYGGNEYIDQIENLCRSRALQAFHLDAQSWGVNVQPYSGSPANFAAYTAVLNPHDRIMGLDLPSGGHLTHGYYTSGGKKISATSIYFESLPYKVNSTTGYIDYDRLEEKALDFRPKLIICGGSAYPRDWDYKRFREVADKCGALLLCDMAHTSGLVAAQEVNSPFEYCDIVTTTTHKSLRGPRAGMIFYRKGPKPPKKGQPENAVYDFEDKINFAVFPSLQGGPHNHQIGALAVALKQAASPGFKAYAKQVKANAVALGKYLMGKGYSLVTGGTENHLVLWDLRPLGLTGNKVEKLCDLCNITVNKNAVFGDSSALAPGGVRIGAPAMTSRGLVEKDFEQIGEFLHRAVTLTLEIQKEHGKLLKDFNKGLVNNKAIEDLKADVEKFSALFDMPGFLVSEMKYKD; encoded by the exons ATGGATCCAGTAAGCGTGTGGGGTAACACGCCCTTGGCGACGGTGGATCCCGAGATCCATGACCTCATCGAGAAGGAGAAGCGCCGTCAATGCCGCGGAATCGAGCTCATCGCCTCCGAGAACTTCACCTCCTTCGCCGTCATCGAGGCCCTCGGCAGCGCTCTCACGAACAAATACTCCGAGGGCATGCCGGGCAACCGCTACTACGGCGGCAATGAATACATCGACCAGATCGAAAACCTCTGCCGCTCACGCGCCCTCCAAGCCTTCCACCTCGACGCCCAATCCTGGGGCGTCAACGTCCAGCCCTACTCCGGCTCCCCGGCCAACTTCGCCGCCTACACCGCCGTCCTCAACCCCCACGACCGCATCATGGGGCTAGATCTCCCCTCCGGCGGCCACCTCACCCACGGCTACTACACCTCCGGCGGAAAGAAGATCTCCGCCACCTCCATTTACTTCGAGAGTCTCCCTTACAAGGTAAACTCCACCACCGGCTACATCGACTACGACCGCTTGGAAGAAAAAGCCCTAGACTTCAGGCCAAAACTCATAATCTGCGGTGGCAGCGCGTACCCTCGCGATTGGGACTACAAACGTTTCAGGGAAGTCGCTGATAAGTGCGGAGCATTGCTTCTCTGCGACATGGCGCACACTAGCGGCCTTGTGGCCGCGCAGGAAGTGAACAGCCCCTTCGAGTATTGCGACATTGTGACCACCACGACTCACAAGAGCTTGCGGGGCCCACGTGCGGGGATGATCTTTTACCGGAAGGGCCCCAAGCCGCCGAAGAAGGGGCAGCCGGAGAACGCGGTTTATGATTTCGAGGACAAGATTAACTTCGCGGTGTTCCCTTCGCTGCAGGGTGGGCCCCACAACCACCAGATCGGTGCTCTCGCCGTGGCGCTGAAGCAGGCCGCGTCGCCCGGGTTTAAGGCCTACGCGAAGCAGGTTAAGGCGAACGCCGTTGCGCTTGGAAAATACTTGATGGGGAAAGGGTACAGCCTTGTCACTGGCGGAACGGAGAACCATCTTGTTTTGTGGGATCTGAGACCTCTTGGATTGACTG GGAATAAGGTGGAGAAACTCTGTGATCTCTGTAACATTACTGTTAACAAGAACGCTGTTTTTGGTGATAGCAGTGCCTTGGCCCCTGGTGGAGTGCGAATTG GTGCCCCTGCCATGACTTCTAGGGGTTTGGTTGAAAAAGACTTTGAGCAGATTGGTGAGTTCCTTCACCGTGCTGTGACTCTCACACTGGAGATCCAGAAGGAGCATGGCAAACTTCTCAAGGATTTCAACAAGGGTCTCGTCAACAACAAGGCTATTGAAGATCTCAAAGCTGATGTTGAGAAGTTCTCTGCCTTGTTTGACATGCCTGGCTTCCTGGTATCTGAAATGAAGTACAAGGATTAG